From Pseudomonas poae, the proteins below share one genomic window:
- the hemA gene encoding glutamyl-tRNA reductase, producing MAFLALGINHKTATVDVRERVAFTPEQLVEALQQLCRLTDSREAAILSTCNRSELYIEQEHLSADVVLRWLADYHHLSLEDLRASAYVHEDDAAVRHMMRVAAGLDSLVLGEPQILGQMKSAYAVAREAGTVGPLLGRLFQATFNSAKQVRTDTAIGENPVSVAFAAVSLAKQIFSDLQRSQALLIGAGETITLVARHLHDLGVKRIVVANRTLERASILAEQFGAHAVLLSDIPAELVRSDIVISSTASQLPILGKGAVESALKLRKHKPIFMVDIAVPRDIEPEVGELDDVYLYSVDDLHEVVAENLKSRQGAAQAAEEMVSTGAEDFMVRLRELAAVDVLKAYRQQGERLRDEELLKAQRLLANGSSAEEVLMQLARGLTNKLLHAPSVQLKKLTAEGRLDALAMAQELFALGEGASDSSSDKKPQ from the coding sequence ATGGCCTTCCTCGCACTCGGTATTAACCACAAGACTGCAACCGTAGACGTGCGCGAGCGCGTGGCGTTTACGCCAGAGCAGTTGGTTGAGGCCTTGCAGCAGCTCTGCCGGCTCACCGATAGCCGCGAAGCTGCGATCCTTTCGACCTGCAATCGCAGCGAGCTTTATATAGAGCAGGAACATCTTTCAGCGGATGTCGTCTTGCGCTGGCTGGCCGATTACCACCATTTGAGCCTTGAGGACCTGCGCGCCAGTGCTTATGTGCACGAAGACGATGCGGCAGTTCGTCACATGATGCGTGTGGCAGCAGGGCTCGACTCGCTGGTGTTGGGCGAGCCGCAGATTCTGGGCCAGATGAAGTCGGCCTACGCCGTGGCGCGTGAGGCCGGCACCGTCGGTCCGCTGCTGGGCCGGCTGTTCCAGGCTACGTTCAATTCCGCCAAGCAGGTGCGCACCGACACGGCTATCGGCGAAAACCCGGTGTCGGTGGCGTTTGCCGCCGTCAGCCTGGCCAAACAGATTTTCAGTGACTTGCAGCGCAGCCAGGCGCTGCTGATCGGCGCCGGTGAAACCATCACCCTGGTGGCCCGCCACCTGCATGACTTGGGCGTGAAGCGAATTGTGGTCGCCAACCGCACCCTGGAACGTGCCAGCATTCTGGCCGAGCAGTTCGGTGCCCACGCCGTGCTGCTGTCGGATATCCCGGCCGAACTGGTGCGCAGCGATATCGTGATCAGCTCCACCGCCAGCCAATTGCCGATCCTCGGCAAAGGTGCGGTAGAAAGCGCGCTGAAACTGCGCAAGCACAAGCCGATCTTTATGGTGGATATCGCCGTTCCCCGGGATATCGAACCAGAAGTCGGCGAGTTGGACGACGTTTACCTCTATAGCGTCGACGATCTGCATGAAGTGGTCGCCGAAAACCTCAAGAGCCGCCAGGGTGCTGCCCAGGCTGCGGAGGAGATGGTCAGCACCGGCGCCGAAGATTTTATGGTGCGCCTGCGTGAACTGGCGGCGGTGGATGTGCTCAAGGCGTATCGTCAGCAAGGTGAACGCCTGCGTGACGAGGAGTTGCTCAAGGCCCAGCGCCTGCTGGCCAACGGCAGCAGCGCCGAAGAAGTGCTGATGCAACTGGCGCGTGGCCTGACCAACAAGCTGCTGCATGCGCCCAGCGTACAATTAAAAAAGCTTACCGCCGAAGGCCGCCTCGATGCGCTGGCCATGGCCCAGGAACTCTTTGCCCTCGGTGAGGGCGCGTCAGATAGCTCTTCGGATAAAAAACCGCAATGA